From one Bacteroidota bacterium genomic stretch:
- a CDS encoding AAA family ATPase, giving the protein MKRQIEDYLKQWKSNKNRKPLIIRGARQVGKTYTITKFGEKHFKQYLKINLEENENLKSFFKDKNPRNIINELSVFFNKPIIPGKSLLFIDEIQLSQDAITVLRYFHEQMPDLHIIAAGSLLDHTLNEMQYSMPVGRVEFAYMYPLNFKEFLLALGEKVLIDYIESFSLNNQFSKLIHSKITDYLRLYFFIGGMPEAIKTYINTQNLIEVEKIHSSIITSLQYDFAKYGTRKQQDYLKDTLQYSANNIGRKVKYVNINKNVHSSHLKEALHKLELSRIIHLVRKTKSANVPITQYVDNDTFKPVFIDIGLANHIAQIKLTDIKNLITDFEGALAEQFVGQEFIASLQFFKQGKLYYWIREAKNSNAEIDYLIQKENTIYPVEVKAGKTGTLKSMHVFFVEKNKDIGIRFNLDLPNYGENLTASIRFKNNNKELKYKLISLPLYFAGNIQNIKI; this is encoded by the coding sequence ATGAAAAGGCAAATCGAAGATTATCTAAAGCAATGGAAAAGTAATAAAAATAGGAAACCATTAATCATAAGAGGTGCAAGACAGGTTGGAAAAACATATACAATAACAAAATTTGGGGAAAAGCATTTTAAACAATATTTAAAAATCAACCTTGAAGAGAACGAGAATTTGAAATCATTTTTTAAAGACAAAAATCCTCGTAACATTATTAATGAATTATCGGTTTTTTTTAATAAACCAATCATTCCTGGTAAATCTCTGCTTTTCATAGACGAAATACAGCTATCTCAGGATGCAATAACAGTATTACGATATTTTCACGAACAAATGCCTGATTTACATATTATTGCAGCAGGTTCATTATTAGACCACACATTAAATGAAATGCAATATTCAATGCCGGTTGGCAGAGTAGAATTTGCCTATATGTATCCACTTAATTTTAAAGAATTTTTACTTGCATTGGGAGAGAAAGTACTTATAGATTATATAGAAAGTTTTTCGTTGAATAATCAATTTAGCAAGTTAATACACAGTAAAATAACTGATTATTTACGTTTATATTTTTTTATTGGAGGAATGCCTGAAGCAATAAAAACTTACATTAACACCCAAAACCTGATAGAAGTTGAGAAAATACATTCAAGTATTATTACTTCATTACAATATGATTTTGCTAAATACGGAACACGCAAACAACAAGATTATTTAAAAGATACACTTCAATATTCGGCAAATAATATTGGCAGAAAAGTAAAATATGTAAACATCAACAAGAATGTTCATTCATCTCATTTAAAAGAAGCCTTGCATAAACTTGAATTAAGTCGTATAATTCATTTGGTAAGAAAAACAAAATCGGCAAATGTTCCAATTACTCAATATGTAGATAATGATACTTTTAAACCTGTTTTTATTGATATTGGACTGGCAAATCATATCGCCCAAATAAAACTTACAGATATTAAAAATTTAATTACAGATTTTGAAGGAGCACTTGCAGAACAATTTGTAGGACAGGAATTTATTGCTTCGCTTCAGTTTTTTAAACAAGGAAAATTATATTATTGGATAAGAGAAGCAAAAAACTCTAATGCTGAAATTGATTATTTAATTCAAAAAGAAAATACAATTTATCCCGTAGAAGTAAAAGCAGGAAAAACAGGAACATTAAAATCTATGCATGTTTTTTTTGTTGAAAAAAATAAAGATATCGGTATTCGTTTTAATCTTGACTTACCGAATTATGGGGAAAATCTTACAGCAAGTATAAGATTTAAAAATAATAATAAAGAACTTAAATATAAACTAATTTCATTACCATTATATTTTGCAGGAAACATACAAAATATAAAAATTTGA
- a CDS encoding alkaline phosphatase family protein yields MSKALAKKVLLIGWDAADWKVINPLMDSGQMPALEKLVNNGVIANLATLDPPLSPMLWTSIATGKKADKHGILGFAEPDSQKGGIRPVNVTSRKVKAIWNILHKEGMKSNVVGWWPSHPAEPINGTMISNFYQQANAEYGKIWKMLKGTIHPKSMVKELRSMRVHPGELTENHILPFVPLAAKIDQKKDKRITSVAKITADAASIQASSTHLMENTDWDFMAVYFDSIDHYCHGFMKFHPPQRSGIPDNLFEYYKDVVKGGYIYHDMMLERLLQLADKDTTVILISDHGFHSDHLRPESLPKIPAAPALEHSPYGIFCVSGPNIKKDERIYGASLLDITPTILTMFGLPVGKDMDGKVLTNIFDKKVIPEIINSWEEIEGDFGTHPPTEQEDAFESAEALQQLVELGYIEDPGKDKKIAMEKTANEAKYNLSRVHSSNKNYSKAIDILEKLFEKDNKDIRYNLDLANNYLKVQNFEKTTKILKHLRTIDNRAIPNADLLEGILLTNQGKSKKALEFLKKAEKSNPRLPGIHIELGKLYLITRRYEKAQTTFEKALSIDDSSVGAFHGLGLSLLRQGKYEEAANEILNAIGLIYHFPPAHYHLGETLFMMKKYKESSEAFEVCLTMAPKLTKARKWLVNIYQNNYKNIERAEFHQNILNELMKGKVTIVSGLPRAGTSLMMQMLEAGGIEVLVDDKRKANENNPKGYYEYSSVKKLRSNNSCIYTAEGKSVKVIAQLLANLPKDLEYKIIFMQRNMYEILSSQQKMLGKKGNAFPMGIAKAFEKELEKIDVWQKKEPNVNLIYVDYKSVIENPDTEINKINEFLDSQLDTDKMKSVIDPNLYRNKV; encoded by the coding sequence ATGAGTAAAGCACTGGCAAAAAAAGTATTATTGATAGGCTGGGATGCAGCTGACTGGAAAGTTATAAATCCGTTAATGGATTCGGGACAAATGCCTGCATTGGAAAAATTAGTTAACAATGGTGTTATAGCTAATCTTGCTACACTGGATCCTCCTCTTTCGCCTATGCTTTGGACTTCAATAGCTACAGGGAAAAAAGCAGACAAACATGGAATACTTGGCTTTGCTGAACCTGACTCCCAAAAAGGTGGAATACGACCTGTAAATGTAACATCCCGAAAAGTAAAAGCCATCTGGAACATTCTACATAAAGAAGGAATGAAATCAAATGTTGTGGGATGGTGGCCCAGTCATCCGGCAGAACCAATCAATGGAACAATGATTTCAAATTTCTATCAGCAAGCAAATGCGGAATATGGAAAAATATGGAAAATGTTGAAAGGAACAATTCACCCAAAATCTATGGTTAAGGAACTACGAAGCATGAGAGTACATCCCGGAGAATTAACTGAAAACCATATTTTACCCTTTGTTCCTCTCGCAGCAAAAATTGACCAGAAAAAAGATAAACGAATTACTTCCGTAGCAAAAATTACTGCCGATGCAGCAAGTATCCAAGCATCATCTACACATCTAATGGAAAACACAGACTGGGATTTTATGGCTGTTTATTTTGATTCCATTGATCACTACTGCCATGGTTTTATGAAATTTCATCCACCCCAAAGAAGTGGTATTCCTGATAACTTATTTGAATATTATAAAGATGTTGTAAAAGGAGGCTATATTTATCACGACATGATGCTTGAACGTCTTTTACAACTTGCAGATAAAGACACAACAGTAATTTTAATTTCCGATCATGGATTCCATTCCGACCATTTAAGACCTGAAAGTTTACCCAAAATTCCTGCTGCTCCTGCTCTTGAGCATAGCCCCTACGGAATATTTTGCGTAAGCGGACCAAATATTAAAAAAGATGAAAGAATTTATGGTGCTTCATTGTTGGACATAACACCAACGATTTTAACAATGTTTGGTTTACCGGTAGGAAAAGATATGGACGGTAAAGTTCTTACTAATATTTTTGACAAAAAAGTTATTCCTGAAATAATTAATTCATGGGAAGAAATTGAAGGAGACTTTGGAACTCATCCTCCCACAGAACAAGAAGATGCTTTTGAATCGGCAGAAGCACTGCAACAACTTGTAGAATTAGGATATATTGAAGACCCCGGAAAAGACAAAAAAATTGCAATGGAAAAAACAGCTAATGAAGCAAAATATAATTTGTCTCGTGTTCATTCAAGTAATAAGAATTATTCTAAAGCCATAGATATTCTTGAAAAGCTTTTTGAAAAGGATAATAAAGATATCCGCTACAACTTAGACCTTGCAAATAATTATCTTAAAGTTCAGAACTTTGAAAAAACCACTAAGATATTAAAACATCTCAGAACAATTGACAACAGGGCAATACCAAATGCAGACCTTTTAGAAGGCATACTTCTTACTAATCAGGGAAAATCAAAAAAAGCACTTGAATTTTTAAAAAAAGCAGAAAAAAGCAATCCGCGTTTACCGGGAATTCACATTGAATTAGGAAAGCTTTATTTGATAACAAGGCGATACGAAAAAGCCCAAACGACATTTGAGAAAGCTCTTTCAATTGATGATTCAAGTGTAGGTGCTTTTCATGGTTTAGGACTTTCATTGCTAAGGCAAGGAAAATATGAAGAAGCTGCTAATGAAATTTTGAATGCTATAGGATTGATTTATCATTTTCCACCTGCACATTATCACCTTGGGGAAACTTTATTTATGATGAAAAAATATAAAGAATCATCAGAAGCATTTGAAGTTTGCCTTACAATGGCACCAAAACTAACAAAAGCAAGAAAATGGTTGGTAAATATTTATCAAAATAATTATAAAAACATAGAAAGAGCAGAATTTCATCAAAATATATTAAATGAACTTATGAAAGGCAAAGTAACAATTGTTTCGGGCTTACCAAGAGCAGGAACATCTTTGATGATGCAAATGCTTGAAGCCGGAGGCATAGAAGTATTAGTTGATGATAAAAGAAAAGCAAACGAAAATAATCCTAAAGGATATTACGAGTATAGTTCTGTAAAAAAATTAAGAAGTAACAACAGTTGCATTTACACTGCAGAAGGAAAATCAGTAAAAGTTATTGCACAGTTATTAGCAAATCTCCCTAAAGATTTAGAATATAAAATAATATTCATGCAGAGAAATATGTATGAAATTCTATCTTCACAGCAAAAAATGCTTGGTAAAAAAGGCAATGCTTTTCCAATGGGAATTGCCAAAGCTTTTGAAAAAGAATTGGAAAAAATTGATGTTTGGCAAAAGAAAGAACCTAATGTAAATTTGATTTATGTTGATTACAAATCAGTAATTGAAAATCCTGATACTGAAATAAATAAAATAAATGAATTTCTTGATTCTCAACTTGATACTGATAAAATGAAAAGCGTTATTGACCCTAATCTTTATAGGAATAAAGTGTAA